Proteins encoded together in one Acidobacteriota bacterium window:
- a CDS encoding TA system VapC family ribonuclease toxin, which produces MSLALDTDVLIHWFMTGAPQHRAVRAFLDQELDRGVPLALGPQVLYEFLHVATDPRRFQNPLPMDEALDLVRHLWQAPETHQLPTAAPPDRVTTLMHRHFLGRKRILDTALAATLEAARIHRLATFNRRDFEVFGFLEVVEPVVG; this is translated from the coding sequence GTGAGCCTAGCCCTCGACACTGACGTCTTGATCCACTGGTTCATGACCGGCGCCCCGCAGCACCGGGCCGTGCGGGCCTTCCTGGATCAAGAGCTAGACCGCGGCGTCCCCCTCGCTCTGGGACCGCAAGTGCTCTACGAATTCCTCCACGTCGCCACCGACCCTCGCCGATTCCAAAACCCCCTCCCCATGGACGAAGCCCTCGATCTCGTCCGCCACCTCTGGCAAGCCCCCGAAACCCACCAACTCCCCACCGCCGCTCCCCCCGACCGCGTCACCACCCTCATGCACCGACACTTCCTGGGCCGCAAGCGCATTCTGGATACCGCCCTGGCGGCTACTTTGGAGGCAGCCCGCATCCACCGCCTGGCGACCTTCAACCGGCGGGATTTTGAGGTCTTTGGGTTCTTGGAGGTGGTGGAGCCGGTGGTGGGTTGA
- a CDS encoding DUF6290 family protein, translating into MRTISLHVNEDDYRRFQAVAEHEGRSVASLIREAMREHLEREATRRDRPSLRDLAPHPSGALLEPWQRSDVYDEMTSYGFEVHEPSPDGTVIGEAETSRNQDP; encoded by the coding sequence ATGAGAACAATCTCACTCCACGTCAACGAAGACGACTACCGCCGGTTCCAGGCTGTCGCGGAACACGAGGGCCGCTCCGTCGCCTCACTGATTCGTGAAGCCATGCGCGAGCATCTGGAGCGGGAGGCCACCCGCCGCGACCGGCCTTCCCTTCGCGACTTGGCTCCCCACCCCAGCGGAGCCCTGCTCGAGCCGTGGCAGCGGAGCGACGTCTATGACGAGATGACCTCCTATGGCTTCGAGGTCCACGAACCCAGCCCGGACGGCACAGTCATCGGAGAGGCAGAGACCAGTCGGAACCAAGACCCGTGA
- a CDS encoding S41 family peptidase encodes MLPSALFRSLSAAPKALLVLLLATGLACSGVAEPSIPAGDTAFSPPTPALKRQMLRQVNKCLKKRAFVYGVDFGRWPEIVEGYRGDIDASTTDDELAAGFNRALAEFGVSHLKVTTPGEEASKKDGRTIGAGIKVVPVAEGQLVALVLPESPAAQAGMVKGDLVTHVDGVPVGGGEDFPGLIDYRLQGAPGLTKVLRWQREGAEGPATFEETIGYAAHPVGLPTTLEWKTVPPPAPESEASEIAWLTLNSFREEVYDRQQVAELFSQIRSRADGLVIDLRGNSGGLFNNVVHLASFLVPAGEVGGVVTERKDYQRRHKALQQDGLSTEERIQALGDPFKIGWKNVDETYDGPLVVLIDGASGSGGDLFPAIVDGARDAVLVGSTTHGALLGGVSCGLAGGFDLTVPIQEILGPKGERIEGVGTPPDVELTPRQTVDDAGIEEVALGIFGVQFQQSVALGV; translated from the coding sequence ATGCTTCCATCCGCGCTCTTCCGCTCTCTCTCCGCAGCTCCCAAAGCACTCCTCGTCCTCCTGCTGGCCACCGGCCTGGCCTGCAGTGGCGTCGCCGAGCCCTCCATCCCAGCCGGCGACACGGCGTTCAGCCCGCCGACGCCGGCCCTCAAGCGGCAGATGCTGCGGCAGGTCAACAAATGTCTGAAGAAGCGCGCCTTCGTCTATGGGGTGGACTTCGGGCGCTGGCCGGAGATCGTCGAGGGGTACCGCGGCGACATCGACGCCAGTACCACCGACGACGAGCTCGCCGCCGGCTTCAATCGGGCGCTGGCGGAGTTCGGGGTCTCCCACTTGAAGGTGACCACGCCGGGGGAGGAGGCGTCGAAGAAGGACGGGCGGACCATCGGCGCGGGCATCAAGGTGGTGCCGGTGGCGGAGGGGCAGTTGGTGGCGTTGGTGCTGCCGGAGAGCCCGGCGGCGCAGGCGGGGATGGTCAAGGGGGATCTCGTGACTCACGTCGACGGTGTGCCCGTGGGTGGTGGCGAGGACTTCCCCGGGCTCATCGACTATCGCCTCCAAGGCGCGCCGGGGCTGACCAAGGTCCTGCGCTGGCAGCGAGAAGGTGCCGAGGGGCCAGCGACCTTTGAGGAGACCATCGGCTATGCAGCGCATCCGGTGGGCCTCCCGACGACCCTGGAATGGAAGACGGTGCCGCCTCCCGCGCCCGAGTCGGAGGCTTCGGAGATCGCCTGGCTGACCCTCAACTCCTTCCGGGAGGAAGTCTACGACCGGCAGCAGGTCGCCGAGCTCTTCAGCCAGATCCGCAGCCGCGCCGATGGCCTGGTCATCGACCTGCGGGGTAATAGCGGCGGACTGTTCAACAACGTCGTGCATCTGGCGTCCTTCTTGGTACCCGCCGGCGAGGTCGGCGGTGTGGTCACCGAGCGCAAGGACTATCAGCGGCGGCACAAGGCCTTGCAGCAGGACGGGCTCTCCACCGAAGAGCGCATCCAGGCCCTGGGAGATCCCTTCAAGATCGGATGGAAGAACGTCGACGAAACCTACGACGGCCCACTGGTGGTGCTCATCGACGGCGCGTCCGGCAGCGGCGGGGATCTCTTCCCGGCCATCGTCGACGGGGCGAGGGACGCGGTGTTGGTGGGTTCGACCACCCACGGCGCGCTGCTGGGAGGAGTCTCCTGCGGCCTCGCCGGCGGCTTCGACCTGACGGTGCCGATCCAGGAGATCCTCGGCCCCAAGGGAGAACGCATCGAAGGCGTGGGCACGCCGCCGGACGTGGAACTCACCCCGCGCCAAACCGTCGACGACGCGGGCATCGAGGAGGTAGCGCTGGGGATCTTCGGCGTCCAGTTCCAACAGTCAGTGGCTCTCGGAGTTTGA
- a CDS encoding alpha-amylase family glycosyl hydrolase, which produces MIRLYLRSPRRSLVAVLTVLLAGTACQSPRAVEARTVQTPPPSTTAEEGERIEPDWSVVKKPQTRAEAAALEAEAAESEAAASEAESMQAKTVKDDPVQWDLDWADGAVFYEIFVRSFADSDGDGIGDFPGLTAKLDYLNDGDPETHGDLGVEGIWLMPVFASPSYHGYDVVDYETINPDYGTLEDFQTFLEAAHQRGIRVIVDFMLNHTSAQHPWFVESASSPDSPKRDWYEWSDTDPGWTRPWGDPGTPTWHEKNGAYYYGIFWSGMPDLNFRNPEVREEAKRLAKLWLDRGVDGFRLDAARHLIAAGPGEGQSGSEEGHEYWQEFAAAVREYQPEALLVGENWTDAPTIAEYYGSTESITLGDELPMSFDFPLAEAMVQAAKSGLAAPLVEALAERDELYPPGVLDATFLTNHDMVRIATVLQRDPLALRTAAALLLTLPGTPFIYYGEEIGLANGPVAQGDPAKRTPMPWSGEHGAGFTTGDPWRALAGGWQTTNVEAQTNDPRSLLSHYRRLIQLRSEHPALGSAKLGTGDIQVLETGDPAIFAFVAQAGDSRVVVAHNLGTGTAVTSPFPLETHGLDLRFTSVLGTTARFSQAGWSLELPASASAVWVW; this is translated from the coding sequence ATGATCAGGCTGTATCTTCGGTCTCCTCGACGGTCTCTCGTCGCCGTTCTGACGGTGCTCTTGGCGGGGACGGCCTGCCAGTCTCCCCGGGCGGTGGAGGCGCGCACCGTGCAGACGCCACCACCCTCGACGACGGCGGAAGAAGGGGAGCGCATCGAGCCCGACTGGTCGGTGGTGAAGAAGCCCCAGACGCGGGCCGAGGCGGCGGCGCTGGAAGCGGAGGCTGCGGAGTCGGAGGCTGCGGCGTCGGAGGCCGAGTCCATGCAGGCCAAGACCGTGAAAGACGACCCCGTGCAATGGGATCTGGACTGGGCCGACGGCGCGGTGTTCTACGAGATCTTTGTGCGCAGCTTCGCCGACTCCGACGGCGACGGCATCGGGGACTTCCCCGGCCTCACCGCCAAGCTCGACTACCTGAACGACGGCGACCCGGAGACTCATGGGGATCTGGGGGTCGAGGGCATCTGGCTGATGCCGGTCTTCGCCTCACCCAGCTATCACGGATACGACGTCGTCGACTACGAGACCATCAATCCGGACTACGGGACTTTGGAAGACTTTCAGACCTTCCTCGAAGCGGCGCACCAGCGGGGGATCCGGGTGATCGTCGACTTCATGCTCAACCACACCAGCGCCCAGCATCCTTGGTTCGTGGAGTCGGCGTCGTCGCCGGATTCGCCGAAGCGGGACTGGTACGAGTGGTCCGACACCGATCCGGGCTGGACCCGGCCCTGGGGCGATCCCGGGACTCCCACCTGGCACGAGAAGAACGGGGCGTACTACTACGGCATCTTCTGGAGCGGCATGCCGGACCTCAACTTCCGCAATCCGGAGGTGCGGGAGGAGGCCAAGCGGCTGGCCAAGCTGTGGCTCGATCGCGGGGTCGACGGCTTCCGCCTCGACGCCGCCCGCCACCTCATCGCCGCCGGGCCGGGGGAGGGGCAGAGCGGCTCGGAAGAGGGCCACGAGTATTGGCAGGAGTTCGCCGCTGCGGTGCGGGAGTACCAGCCGGAGGCGCTGCTGGTGGGGGAGAATTGGACCGACGCTCCCACCATCGCCGAGTACTACGGCAGCACCGAGAGCATCACCCTCGGTGACGAGCTGCCCATGAGCTTCGACTTCCCGCTGGCGGAGGCGATGGTGCAGGCGGCGAAGAGCGGGCTGGCGGCGCCGCTGGTGGAAGCCCTGGCGGAGCGCGACGAGCTCTACCCGCCGGGGGTGCTGGACGCCACCTTCCTGACCAACCACGACATGGTGCGCATCGCCACGGTGCTGCAGCGGGATCCCCTCGCCCTGCGCACTGCCGCGGCGCTGCTGCTGACCCTGCCCGGCACACCGTTCATCTACTACGGCGAGGAGATCGGCCTGGCCAACGGGCCGGTGGCCCAGGGGGACCCGGCCAAGCGCACACCCATGCCCTGGAGCGGAGAGCACGGTGCGGGTTTCACCACCGGGGATCCCTGGCGGGCGCTGGCAGGGGGCTGGCAGACCACGAACGTGGAGGCTCAGACGAACGATCCGCGTTCGCTCCTCAGCCACTACCGGCGGCTGATCCAGCTGCGTTCCGAGCATCCGGCGCTGGGGTCGGCGAAGCTCGGCACCGGCGATATCCAGGTACTGGAGACCGGCGACCCGGCGATCTTCGCCTTCGTGGCCCAAGCCGGGGATTCACGAGTCGTGGTGGCCCACAACCTGGGCACCGGGACCGCAGTCACGTCGCCCTTCCCTCTCGAGACCCACGGGTTGGATCTGCGCTTCACCAGCGTCCTGGGTACCACGGCCCGCTTTAGTCAGGCGGGCTGGAGTCTAGAGCTCCCCGCCAGCGCCAGCGCGGTGTGGGTTTGGTGA
- a CDS encoding amino acid adenylation domain-containing protein, with translation MDSLVHRLRSRSSAEPHRRALVFLADGEEEAASLTRGELDLCCRTLAAQLQQRLEPGRRALLLYSPGLPFIVAYLACLYAGVVAVPAYPPQRPKDFQRTDRLIRDCRPSLVLTEERLSRRLAAKLEEPHPPLLVTDAIEDVSEEEWREPELEAESLAFLQYTSGSTGDPKGVRITHGNLLANEAMMQRAFEVREDSRVVGWLPLYHDMGLIGNVLQPLYAGAETVLMAPTAFLQRPIRWLRAIHRYRAEISGGPDFAYRLCAERTTTEERRDLDLSCWRIAFDGAEPVRAATLETFSQTFAAQGFQRRAFFPCYGLAEATLFVAGPPADQTPSLGQDPVSCGGTWLQEELGTDFAVVDTETRRPVPEGTEGEIWVRGPHVADGYWNRPELSAEVFEAYLADGEGPWLRTGDLGILADGELRITCRSKDLIILRGRNLYPQDLELAAEESHPALRTAGAAAFSVDLQGEERLILACEIDRRREDQAPEAAACIRRSLAEEFQVHPWTVEILRLGTLPRTSSGKVRRHRCRQLFLASELSGVASGITGGINSSPSAPLSLEPAPSWEELEQLEPDEGRQRLTSFFRQTLGVALDLPPERWPAADEEGRLDSLRAVEARGRIQEALAVELPLELLLAGASARELAAEAWERRSGGEPPVRLPPPPTEPLPATAAGPLSHSQRSLWFLHRLHPQDPSYIVAVAGWLPVDTDLSLLDQAWHRLRQRHPALRTVFRWGPAGEPEQRMETPGPLEPVEESLAEGCSTEELLRRAEDFAWAPFDLEAGPPARLRVFQGGKRPLLVLAAHHIAVDLGSLTLLLQELAELMGGNALAPPPQLDPWSLQRWQKQILEGPRGRALEAFWNRLLPARPPTLELPADRELGHDAETAATAPALRPGAAEAVSLGREAQDRLSALARSLGTSRFTVVLSLFSAYLGRLAGQKRFAVGVPAANRSHPALRPVVGYLVNPLAVPVEIGAEETLESLIQGLTPTITGALEHQDYPFPLLVQRLAPQRQRRHPIFQVAVAYESRRGGGANPGEAAGEAALVMGESGPAVRLRGLSLEPVALEHRPCPFDVVLMVAEGAAGSEVPSSSRLHFSWRYRRDRFDEITARRMAQGFGDFLATALGAPEARLSSLHWLSPAQRHQLAVEWNDTETGFSRRATVDRLIFEQSKCQPEAVAIVDAEGSLSYGRLAELAERVAQRLRGLPGAETPDQRVVAVCFERCPGAVVALLGTLRAGDVYLPIDPELPEERRKLLIRSAETAAKDLSPGIGRAAEPVVLVQERLEDRLPEAWRRRALVLDRRGELRSAPEPSPGAAARPPHPRSSPTPESLAYILFTSGSTGEPKGIAVSHRAVVRLVHRSSFWTPRASNPGDGSLEDGSPETVLQAAPLSFDASTFEIWGALANGARLALLPPGPPSARLLAETVARLQVTSFFLTTGLFRLLVDHAPEALAGRTVLTGGETMSPDHWVRGSAAVASDASDPGRLVNCYGPTECTTFATAGTPRPEIVEQSGSVPIGGPIGGTETWVLDGAGQLLPVGTVGELYLGGAGLAQGYLGSPAATAQHFLPHPFSPQPGERLYRTGDRARWRPEGSLDFRGRVDRQLKVRGHRVEPAEVERVLAGAPGVAAVAVVPQPDPGGGWRLVAHCAPGGVDPGELRAYAVRHLPQAMVPAVFVPRTTLPLNANGKVDRSALPELPAAAFSGDDTGDEIGGPASRGSSSDAHQHQATVEATVSAVWRRVLDLEHVPRHQSLFELGGHSLLAARIAAELEQELGRPVALITLFDHPTVADLSRYLEARDSAPPASAESSESSRNDGDGEAGQETGVDTAASPLSAAEKARRRADERRASMASRRKRSTTRGSSVESD, from the coding sequence GTGGACTCCCTCGTCCACCGATTGAGGAGCAGGAGCTCGGCAGAGCCCCACCGGCGGGCACTGGTGTTCCTTGCGGACGGCGAAGAGGAAGCGGCCTCGCTGACCCGCGGGGAGCTGGACCTGTGCTGCCGCACGCTGGCTGCACAGCTGCAGCAGCGGTTGGAGCCCGGCCGGCGAGCCCTGCTGCTCTATTCTCCGGGACTGCCCTTCATCGTCGCCTACCTGGCGTGCCTCTATGCCGGCGTGGTGGCGGTCCCCGCCTACCCTCCCCAGCGGCCCAAAGACTTTCAGCGCACCGACCGGCTGATCCGCGACTGTCGGCCGTCGCTGGTGCTCACCGAGGAGCGGCTCTCCCGGCGCCTCGCCGCCAAGCTCGAGGAGCCCCACCCGCCGCTGCTGGTCACCGACGCCATCGAGGACGTTTCCGAGGAAGAGTGGCGAGAGCCCGAGCTCGAAGCCGAATCCCTCGCCTTCCTCCAATACACCTCCGGCTCCACCGGCGATCCCAAGGGAGTGCGCATCACCCACGGCAATCTGCTGGCCAACGAGGCGATGATGCAGCGAGCTTTCGAAGTCCGCGAGGACAGCCGGGTGGTGGGTTGGCTGCCCCTCTACCACGACATGGGACTCATCGGGAACGTCCTTCAACCCCTCTACGCCGGCGCCGAGACGGTGCTCATGGCACCCACCGCCTTTCTCCAGCGCCCGATCCGCTGGCTGCGGGCGATTCATCGCTACCGCGCCGAGATCAGCGGCGGCCCGGATTTCGCCTACCGCCTGTGCGCCGAGCGCACCACCACCGAGGAGCGCCGGGACCTCGACCTCTCCTGCTGGCGCATCGCCTTCGACGGTGCCGAGCCGGTGCGGGCGGCGACCCTGGAAACCTTCAGCCAGACCTTCGCCGCCCAAGGCTTCCAGCGCCGCGCCTTCTTCCCTTGCTATGGCCTGGCGGAGGCCACGCTTTTCGTCGCCGGTCCGCCGGCGGACCAAACGCCGTCCCTCGGCCAGGATCCCGTGAGCTGCGGCGGGACCTGGCTGCAGGAAGAGCTGGGCACCGACTTCGCGGTGGTGGATACGGAGACCCGGAGGCCGGTGCCGGAGGGCACCGAGGGCGAGATCTGGGTCCGCGGCCCCCACGTGGCGGACGGTTATTGGAACCGCCCGGAGCTCAGCGCCGAAGTCTTCGAGGCCTATCTCGCCGATGGCGAAGGGCCGTGGCTGCGCACCGGGGACCTGGGCATCCTGGCCGATGGCGAGCTGCGCATCACCTGCCGTTCCAAAGATCTGATCATCCTGCGGGGCCGCAATCTCTATCCGCAGGACCTGGAGCTCGCCGCCGAGGAGAGCCATCCGGCGCTGCGCACCGCCGGCGCCGCCGCCTTCTCCGTCGACCTTCAGGGAGAGGAGCGGCTGATTCTGGCCTGCGAAATCGACCGCCGGCGAGAGGACCAGGCTCCCGAAGCCGCGGCTTGCATCCGTCGGAGCCTCGCGGAGGAATTCCAGGTCCACCCCTGGACAGTGGAAATCCTGCGTCTCGGCACCCTGCCCCGCACCTCCAGCGGCAAGGTGCGCCGCCATCGCTGCCGCCAGCTCTTCCTCGCCAGCGAGCTTTCGGGAGTCGCCAGTGGAATCACCGGCGGAATCAACAGCTCCCCATCGGCCCCACTTTCCCTAGAGCCCGCGCCTTCCTGGGAGGAGCTGGAGCAGCTCGAGCCGGACGAGGGCCGGCAGCGTCTCACCTCCTTCTTTCGCCAGACTCTCGGCGTCGCCCTCGATCTACCCCCGGAGCGGTGGCCGGCGGCGGACGAGGAAGGACGGCTGGACTCGTTGCGGGCGGTGGAAGCGCGGGGGCGGATCCAGGAGGCGCTGGCGGTGGAGCTGCCGCTGGAGCTCTTGCTCGCCGGGGCCAGCGCTCGGGAGCTCGCCGCCGAGGCCTGGGAGCGCCGCTCTGGAGGAGAGCCTCCGGTCCGGCTGCCACCGCCCCCCACCGAGCCCCTCCCGGCCACCGCTGCCGGTCCTCTCTCCCACTCCCAGCGCTCGCTGTGGTTCCTCCACCGCCTGCACCCTCAGGATCCCTCCTACATCGTCGCCGTCGCCGGCTGGCTGCCGGTAGACACCGACCTTTCCCTGCTGGACCAGGCCTGGCACCGGCTACGCCAGCGGCACCCGGCCCTGCGCACCGTCTTTCGCTGGGGCCCCGCGGGAGAGCCGGAGCAACGGATGGAGACCCCCGGTCCGCTGGAGCCGGTGGAAGAATCTCTCGCCGAGGGCTGCTCCACGGAGGAGCTTCTGCGCCGCGCCGAGGATTTCGCCTGGGCTCCCTTCGATCTGGAGGCCGGCCCTCCGGCACGGCTGCGGGTCTTCCAAGGCGGCAAACGGCCGCTGCTGGTCCTCGCCGCCCACCACATCGCGGTGGACCTCGGATCCCTGACCCTCCTGCTCCAGGAGCTGGCAGAGCTGATGGGCGGCAACGCCTTGGCACCGCCGCCCCAGCTCGACCCCTGGAGCCTCCAGCGATGGCAGAAGCAGATCCTCGAAGGACCCCGCGGCCGAGCTCTGGAAGCCTTCTGGAACCGGCTCCTGCCGGCGAGACCTCCGACGCTGGAGCTACCGGCGGACCGGGAGCTCGGACACGACGCGGAGACGGCAGCTACCGCACCGGCGCTTCGGCCTGGAGCGGCGGAAGCCGTGAGCCTCGGCCGGGAAGCCCAAGACCGCCTCTCGGCGTTGGCCCGCTCCCTGGGTACCTCCCGCTTCACCGTCGTGCTGTCCCTCTTCAGCGCCTACCTGGGCCGCCTGGCGGGCCAGAAGCGATTCGCCGTCGGCGTTCCCGCCGCCAACCGCAGCCACCCGGCCCTCCGCCCGGTAGTGGGCTATCTGGTCAACCCGTTGGCGGTGCCCGTCGAGATCGGCGCCGAGGAAACTTTGGAGTCCTTGATCCAGGGGCTCACGCCGACCATCACCGGCGCCCTGGAGCACCAGGACTACCCTTTCCCGCTCCTGGTGCAACGGCTGGCCCCCCAGCGGCAGCGACGGCACCCCATCTTCCAGGTTGCGGTGGCCTATGAAAGCCGGCGCGGCGGCGGCGCCAACCCAGGGGAGGCGGCGGGAGAAGCGGCGCTGGTGATGGGCGAGAGCGGACCGGCGGTGCGCTTGCGCGGTCTCTCCCTGGAGCCAGTGGCCTTGGAGCACCGCCCCTGCCCCTTCGACGTGGTGCTGATGGTGGCGGAGGGAGCCGCCGGCTCGGAGGTCCCTTCCAGCTCCAGGCTCCACTTCTCCTGGCGCTATCGGAGAGACCGCTTCGATGAGATCACGGCGCGGCGCATGGCCCAAGGCTTCGGAGACTTCCTCGCCACTGCCCTTGGCGCTCCGGAGGCCCGCCTGAGCTCCCTCCATTGGCTGTCGCCAGCGCAGCGCCATCAGTTGGCGGTGGAGTGGAACGACACCGAGACGGGCTTCTCCCGCCGGGCGACGGTAGACCGGCTGATCTTCGAGCAATCGAAGTGCCAGCCGGAAGCCGTGGCGATAGTAGACGCCGAGGGTTCTCTGAGCTACGGGCGCCTCGCAGAGCTGGCGGAGCGGGTGGCGCAACGACTCCGAGGGCTACCCGGAGCAGAAACCCCGGATCAGAGGGTCGTCGCGGTGTGCTTCGAGCGCTGCCCCGGCGCGGTGGTGGCGCTGCTGGGGACATTGCGCGCCGGCGATGTCTATCTGCCCATCGATCCGGAGCTCCCGGAGGAGCGGCGCAAACTCCTCATCCGCTCCGCGGAGACGGCGGCGAAGGATCTATCGCCGGGAATCGGAAGGGCGGCCGAACCGGTGGTATTGGTCCAGGAAAGGCTAGAGGATCGGCTTCCTGAGGCCTGGCGGCGGCGCGCCCTGGTCCTCGACCGTCGGGGCGAGCTCCGCAGCGCCCCCGAGCCGTCACCCGGCGCGGCAGCACGGCCTCCCCATCCCCGGTCCTCTCCCACGCCAGAAAGCCTCGCCTACATTCTCTTCACCTCCGGTTCCACCGGCGAGCCCAAGGGCATCGCCGTATCCCATCGGGCGGTGGTGCGGCTGGTCCATCGTTCGTCTTTCTGGACTCCCCGGGCTTCGAATCCAGGGGACGGCAGCCTCGAAGACGGCAGCCCAGAGACCGTGCTGCAAGCGGCGCCCCTGAGCTTCGACGCCTCCACCTTCGAAATCTGGGGCGCCCTGGCCAACGGTGCCCGGCTGGCGCTCCTGCCTCCCGGCCCGCCGAGCGCCCGGCTGCTGGCGGAGACCGTGGCGCGCCTTCAGGTCACCTCCTTCTTCCTCACCACCGGCCTCTTCCGGCTGCTGGTGGATCACGCGCCGGAAGCCCTCGCCGGCAGGACGGTGCTGACCGGCGGCGAGACCATGTCTCCGGACCATTGGGTGCGGGGCTCGGCGGCGGTAGCCTCCGACGCTTCCGACCCGGGGCGGCTGGTCAACTGCTACGGGCCCACCGAGTGCACCACCTTCGCCACCGCCGGTACGCCGAGGCCGGAGATCGTAGAGCAGAGCGGCTCCGTTCCCATCGGCGGGCCCATCGGTGGCACCGAAACGTGGGTTCTCGACGGAGCAGGGCAGCTGCTCCCCGTCGGCACCGTCGGCGAGCTCTACCTCGGCGGGGCAGGGCTGGCCCAGGGCTACCTCGGCTCCCCCGCCGCTACCGCCCAGCACTTCCTGCCCCATCCCTTCTCACCGCAACCCGGCGAGCGCCTCTACCGCACCGGGGACCGCGCCCGCTGGCGCCCCGAGGGCAGCCTCGACTTTCGCGGCCGGGTGGACCGCCAGCTCAAGGTGCGGGGTCACCGGGTCGAGCCGGCGGAGGTGGAGCGGGTTCTCGCCGGCGCTCCGGGCGTGGCGGCCGTGGCGGTGGTGCCCCAGCCCGATCCCGGCGGCGGCTGGCGGCTGGTAGCTCATTGTGCACCGGGCGGTGTCGACCCCGGGGAGCTGCGCGCCTACGCCGTCCGGCACCTCCCCCAGGCCATGGTGCCAGCGGTTTTCGTTCCCCGGACCACCCTGCCCCTCAACGCCAACGGCAAGGTGGACCGTTCGGCGCTGCCGGAACTACCGGCGGCGGCCTTCTCCGGCGATGACACCGGCGATGAGATTGGCGGCCCGGCGTCCCGCGGCTCTTCCTCCGATGCACACCAGCACCAGGCCACCGTCGAGGCGACGGTGTCGGCGGTGTGGAGACGGGTCCTGGATCTAGAGCACGTGCCGCGCCACCAGAGTCTCTTCGAGCTCGGCGGCCATTCCCTGCTGGCCGCCCGCATCGCCGCCGAATTGGAGCAGGAGCTGGGCCGGCCGGTGGCTTTGATCACGCTCTTCGACCATCCGACGGTGGCGGATTTGTCGCGCTACCTGGAGGCTCGGGACTCCGCGCCGCCGGCATCCGCCGAAAGCTCCGAGTCGAGCCGGAACGATGGCGACGGAGAGGCCGGCCAGGAGACCGGGGTCGACACAGCAGCATCCCCCCTCAGCGCCGCCGAGAAGGCGCGACGGCGGGCGGACGAACGGCGAGCCTCGATGGCGTCCCGGCGGAAGCGGAGCACGACGCGGGGCAGTTCGGTAGAAAGTGATTAG
- a CDS encoding alpha/beta hydrolase, giving the protein MFVACLGMLAVGCSSITPPSPEKVFADRQDPEQVSYSLADGGTLSGRVIGASEGPLVLFVHGSPGGWNDFAHLLANRSLADQARLVSVDRPGWGDSANLSVRPSLDAQVEALQAVLDAHSEQLPALVVGHSYGGPVAALLAMEEPERVGGLILVAGSIDPKLEKTTWFQKVSRWSLVRWMLPDALVDADREIQPLKEQLQELMPRWGELRMPVTVIQGEADDLVPPANADFAEERITGATPLTVTRVPDMGHLIPWNRPELVAEAVEEWLADAAR; this is encoded by the coding sequence ATGTTTGTGGCCTGCCTCGGGATGCTGGCGGTGGGCTGTTCGTCCATCACCCCGCCGTCTCCCGAGAAGGTCTTCGCGGATCGCCAGGATCCGGAGCAGGTGAGCTATTCCCTGGCCGACGGGGGAACCCTCTCCGGCCGGGTTATCGGAGCTTCGGAGGGGCCGCTGGTGCTCTTTGTACACGGCTCGCCGGGAGGCTGGAACGACTTCGCTCACCTGCTCGCGAATCGATCTCTGGCGGACCAGGCTCGGCTCGTATCGGTGGATCGGCCCGGCTGGGGCGATTCGGCCAATCTGAGTGTCCGGCCTTCGCTGGACGCGCAGGTCGAAGCCTTACAGGCGGTGCTCGACGCTCACTCGGAGCAGCTTCCGGCGTTGGTGGTGGGGCATTCCTACGGCGGGCCTGTAGCGGCGCTCTTGGCGATGGAGGAGCCGGAACGGGTGGGAGGATTGATCCTGGTCGCCGGATCCATCGATCCCAAGCTCGAGAAGACCACGTGGTTCCAGAAGGTGAGCCGCTGGAGCTTGGTGCGCTGGATGCTGCCGGACGCCCTGGTCGACGCTGACCGCGAGATCCAGCCGCTCAAAGAGCAGCTTCAGGAGCTGATGCCCCGCTGGGGCGAGCTACGGATGCCGGTAACGGTGATTCAAGGCGAAGCCGACGACCTCGTGCCCCCCGCCAATGCCGATTTCGCCGAGGAGCGGATCACCGGGGCGACCCCGCTGACGGTGACTCGCGTACCGGACATGGGCCACCTGATTCCGTGGAACCGGCCGGAGCTGGTGGCGGAAGCTGTGGAGGAATGGTTGGCGGATGCAGCTCGCTGA